The following nucleotide sequence is from bacterium.
TCAGGGCCTCGAAGAGGGCGGTCTCCAGGCGCGTGGCGGCCTCTTCGGCCTCGAGGATGGTGCTCTCGGCCTCCTTCAGTTCGCCCGTGACGTAGCGGCAGGCGTTGACCAGGGTCTGCTTCTGCTCGTAGTGGTCGGGGACCTTGTCCACGTGCTTCTTCGTAACCTCGAAGTAGTAGCCGAACACCTTGTTGAAACCCACCTTCAGGGTCGGGATGCCCGTGGCCTCCCGCTCGCGCCCCTGCAGTCCCGCCAGGAAGCCCTTGCTGTCGGCGCTCACGGCCCGGAAGCGGTCGAGCTCGGCATCGACGCCGGCGGCGATGAAGCCGGGTTTGCGCACGTGGGCCGGGGCGTCGTCGGGAATCGTGGCCAGGATGTCGGCCGCGAGCGCGGCGAAGTCGGGCAGATCGGCGGCCCAGGCGACGACCGGACCCGCCGGCGCGCCCTCTGCCGCGGCCCGACCGCGGATCCCGTCGACGGCGGCGAGGGTGGCGCCGAACTGGCGCAGGGCGGACGGCCCGATGCGGCCGTTGGCGGCGCGCGCGGCGAGGCGGTCGATGTCCCCCACGCGGCGCAGCCGGTCGCGCAGATCGTCGCGCCAGGTGCGCGCCGCCAGGCAGGCGGCGACGCCCCCGTGCCAGGCATCCAGTTCGTCCAGGTCGGTCATGGCCTCGGCCAGTCGCATCTCGAGCAGGCGCCGGCCCATGGCCGTCAGGGTCGCGTCCACGTGGTGCACCAGGGTCCCCGGGCCGCGATCGCCGCGGAACGAGCGGAAGATCTCGAGGTTGCGCAGGGTCTCCTCGTCGAGCACGAGGCGGTCGCCGCGGGCACTGAAGCGGAGGGTCGTGACCTGCTCCGGACGGCGCTTGCCGAGGGTCGCGAGGTAGCGCAGGATGGCGCCGGCCGCCGTGCAGGCCGGTTCGCGATTCGCCTCCTCCAGGCCGAAGGCGGACAGGCTGGCCGTGGCGAAGTGGTCGGTCAGGGTCTGGCGCGCGAAGCCGGGATGGTACCAGGCGGCGTTGGCCTGGTTGACGACGACGTCCGGCAGGGCGGTGCGCCAGGCCTGCACCCGCTCGGGCGACGTGTCTTCGGCGACGATGACCTCGCGCACGGGGTGGCGCTGGCAGAGACTCTCGAGCGACACGTTCTCGGCCCCGCAGCGGAAGTCGCCGGTGGAGGCGTCCAGCAGGGCCCAGCCGTCCCAGCCGCCCTCCCGCGGCACGTAGGCCAGGCAGTAGCGGCCGCTGTTGCCGCTGAGCAGTTCGGGCGCCGTGGCCGTGCCGGGGCTGATGACCTCGACCACCTCGCGCCGGACGAGCCCCTTGGCCGTGGCGGGATCCTCGACCTGCTCGCAGATGGCCACGGTGAGGCCGGCCTCGATGAGCCGGGCGAGGTAGGTGTCCAGGGCGTGGTAGGGCACACCGGCCAGGGGCACCGGATGGGCCGACTTGGCGTCGCGGCTGGTCAGGGTGACGCCGGCCACCTCGGCGAGGGTCTGGGCGTCCTCGAAGAAGGTCTCGTAGAAGTCGCCCATGCGGAAGAGCAGCAGGGCGTCGGGGTGCTCGCTCTTGATCTCGAGGTACTGGGCGAGCATGGGCGTGACCTTGGCGGCGCCCCCGCCGGCTCTGGCGCCGCCTGTGGACGAGCCGCCCATGATCTCAGTTCCCGGTCCCGCCGACCACGTCGGTCAGTTCGGCCACCATGACGTCGATGCCCAGTCGGCGCTGCATCTCGCCCGCGTCGGTGCGGGCCAGGGCCGGATTCACGTAGTAGCCCGTGCGCACCTTGTAGAGGAACTGGCCACGGTCGTCGCGGGTCTTGTCGATGCGCAGATCGGGCAGCTGACCGGCGAAGCGCCGCTGGAATTCCAGGGCCAGGCCCCGGTCGCTGAAGGCGCCGAGCTGCAGCGAGTAGCGCCCGGTGCGGTCGACCGATCGGGCGGCGACGGGTTCCGGTTCGTCGGTCGCCCGCCTGGCCGCGTGCTCCTCCTCCTCCAACTGGCGCAGACGGCGGATCTCCAGGAGCGAAAGGCTGCCCGGGTCGTCGTCGGCCAGGGCATCGGCCAGGGCGGCGGCGGCCCTGTCGTCGCCGGCCGCCATCAGGGCCCGCCAGCGGCCGGCGGCGGTGCGGCGCGCGTCGTCGGACGTGCCGGCCTTGTCGGCGGCGGCGAAGTAGCGTTCGGCCAGCGACGGATCGTTCTGCTCGAGGGCGATGTCGCCGAGGGAGAAGCGCGCGAGAACGAACTGGGGATCCCCGGGCCGCACCGAGGCCAGCATTTCGCGGGCCTGCTGGAGCTGGCCGAGCGCGCGCAGCGAGAGGCCGGCGCGCAGGTGCACCAGTCCGGGCAGGGCACCGGTGTCGCCGCCGAGGAGCGGGGCCAGGATCTCCAGGGCTTCCCGGTGGCGCCCGCGACCGGCCTCGATTCCCGCCGCTTCGAGCGCGGCGCGCTGCCGCGTCTCGGCGGGCACGCCGCCGTCGTCGCGCACCGAGGCCAGCAGGGCGAGGGCCGCGTCCGGATCGGCTTCGAGGCGGCTCCGCCAGAGCAGGTCCTCGCCGGGGCGGGCTCCCTCGCCCGCCGCGTCCAGGGCGCTGCGGGCCTCGTCGTAGCGGCCGGCCTCGAAGAGACCGGCGACTGTCGTCAGGGCGGCCAGGGTGGGCAGGGCCGCACCGAGGGCGGCGGCGAGGGCCAGGACGATCAGCGGGACGGCGTTCCGCGGTCTCATCGCTATCCTCCCGACCGGGGCACGGCGACGTCGGCCGCCCGGTGCTGGTAGGAGTCGAAGGCGCCGCACTTCGGGCAGTGCCAACGCACGTGCTCGTCGCGGCGGTCGCACCGGTCGCAGACCCAGGCGTTGGCCGCCGCCGGAGCGGCGAGCATGCGCCACACGCGGGCGACGTCGGCTTCACCCACCTCCCCCATGAGCATCTTGAGGTACGGGGCCGCGGCGTCGGGCGTGAAGCTGGGGCGTCCCTTCTTGCTGGCCAGCAGACGCAGGGCCTTCTCGCGCTGGTCGAGCTTCTCGTAGAGCATGGCCAGGTCGACCCACAGGCTGGCCGGGGCGTCCTCGGCCTGGCAGGCCCGCTCGAGGATCGGGATCGTCCGCGCGTACTGCCCCGAGCGCAGCAGGACCTCTTCCAGCAGGGGCAGGAAGACCCCGAGTTCGGTGGGGTTGTGCAGCAGCTGCTCGGAGGCCACGGTGACCGCTCCGGCCGCGTCGTTGGCCACGGCGGCCAGCACCGCCTGCACCAGGGCCGAGCGGGACTCGGAGCCGTCGAGCCCCTTGACGTCCCGCAGCCGCGCCTTCGCTTCGCCCGCCTCGCCGGCGAGGGCGTGGCGCAGGGCCCGGTCGAGCTGGTAGCTGGCGTAGGCGCGACGGAACCCCTCGCGGTCGCGCTCCGGCACGTGCCGTGGGGCGTGCTTGAGGGTGCGGGCGGCCTCGGGCAGGTTGCCCTGGCCGTGCCGCTGGGCGAAGCGGGTGCGCCAGTAGCGCGAGCGCCCGGTGGCGCTGCGCAGCAGGGTGTCGAGCACCTCGCCGGACTCGTCCCAGCGCTTGAGGGCGTTGAGGTCCTCGGCCAGGGAAAGCCCGGCGGAGACCTTCACCTCATGGTCGAGATTGGGCCGCACGGTCAGGCCGCGGTGCAGCACCGCCGCCCGTTCCGCGTCGCCCCGGCGCCGCAGCAGGTTGCCCAGGTAGAGGTAGGGTTCCACGGCGTGGGGATCGTCGTGGACGACCCGGTGCAGCAGCTTGGCCGCTTCGTCGAGCTCGCCCTCGATCCACAGTTCGAGGGCCTGCAGGTAGGAGTCGCGGCCGGGCGGCGCCGTGCGGTCCTGCCAGTTGCGCCACAGCACCCAGCCCGCCGCCCCGACGACGGCGGCGGCCACGAGCCAGGGCACGGCGGTCGCGAGGAAGGCGCTCACTGCGGCGTACCCTCCGTCTCCGCGCTCCTGGGCTGGTCGGGCCGCAGGGGCAGGGTGCGCAGGTCGGCGATCTCGCGGTCCTTGGCCCCGCCGTCGCGCTTCAGGCGGGCGATCTCGCGGTGGAAGCGGAACTCCCGCAGGGCGGCCAGCACGAAGCTGGTGGCGAAGCCGAGCAGGAAGCTCGTCACCACGACCCAGTAGATGGAGATGCCCAGGAAGGACTTCCCGAACAGGTTGATGTCGACCGACTGGCCGCTGTTGGTGACGAAGAAGTAGACCAGCGCGAACAGGAGGATCAGGAAGACGAAGCCTCTAAACAGCCACACGAGCGGACCTCTTTCGTCGCCGGCCCAGGCCGGCCGGGTGCAGGTGTCAGTCCCGGGCCTCGCCCAGGAAGGTCGTGTTCTTCCAGCCGGTGATGCGCACCGGCACCGTCTGCCCCACCTCGTAGGCGCCGCCGTGCAGGATCACCTTGCGGTTGTTCCCGGTGCGCAGCCGCCACGAGGGGCCGTCGCCGGCCGCCTCCTGATGGCGGGCCGGACCTTCGACGACCGCGTCCCACGCGCTGCCGACGCAGCCGTCGGCGATGCCGCGCCAGACCTCTTCCTGGACGGCCAGCAGGGCCGCCAGACGCCGCTTCTTCTCCTCGGCGCCGACGTCGTCGTCCAGCTTGGCCGCCGGAACCCCCGGTCGCACCGAGTACTTGAAGCAGAAGGCCTGATCGTAGCGGACCTTTCGGGCCATCTCAAGCGTTGCCTCGAACTCGGCCGCGGTTTCTCCCGGGAAGCCCACGATGAAGTCCGTGGAGAACGTCACGTCGGGGATGACGTTCCGGGCGTAGGCCACCATCGCGAGGTATTCGTCCGCCGTGTAGAGGCGCTTCATGCGGCGCAGCACCCGGTCGGCCCCCGCCTGCACCGGCACGTGCAGCCAGGGGCACACCTTGTCCAGGCGCCCGATGGCGTCCATGGTGTGCCGGTGCATGTCCCGCGGGTGCCCGGTCAGGAAGCGGATCCGCTCGAGACCGCTGATCTCGACCACTTTCTCAAGCAGGGCCGCGAAATCAAGACCTCCCTGCCAGTTGTAGGCCGTCACATTCTGGCCGAGCAGGGTCACCTCGGTGCCGCCGCCGGCCACGATGTCGGTGATCTCGGCCAGGATCGCGTCCGGGGACTTCTCGCTCTGGGGGCCCCGGGTGGCCGGCACGATGCAGTAGGTGCACTTGTAGTCGCAGCCCTTGTGGATGGTGACCAGGTGCGAGTTGTTGGTCGGGTAGAGGCTCGGGGGCGCCACGTAGTGGGCGTCGCTGCGGTGGCCGGTGACCGTCCGGGAAAGCCCGGCCGGTGCGGCGTCGCCCCGGTCGCCGGTCAGGTCGCCGAGCAGGCCCGGCAGGGTGTCGTAGTTGTCGACCCCCACCACGAGATCGACCTTGCGCGGCCCCTTGCGCAGCTCGGGCCCGAGGCGCTCGGCCATGCAGCCGCAGATGCCGATGATCGGTTCGGGGAGGTCGGCCCTGGTCCGGCGGTGACGCAGCTCCCCCACCCGCGAGATGATCTTGTGCTCGGCCAGTTCGCGCACGCTGCAGGTGTTCAGCAGGATGACGTCGGCCTGCAGGTCGTGTTCGACCAGGGTGTAGCCGGCGCGCCGCAGCAGCCCGTCGATGGCCTGGGAGTCGTAGACGTTCATCTGGCAGCCGTAGGTCTCGATGTACACCGCGGCGTTGCGGCCGCCGGCGGGGACATCGGCCGCGGTCGTGAAGTCGGGCAGGTTGCCCTGGAACGTGGCCATCAGCCCACCTCCGGCAGGCGCATCGGGGGGTTCAGCTCGTCGACCACCTCGGCGTGCAGGTGGCCGTTCCGGTAGTCGGTGGCGCGCACCGCGACCAGGGCGCCGGGGCGGCGGCCGTCGTCGGGCACGCGAACGGTGACGTAGTTGTCGGTGGTGGCGTCGCGCCAGCCGGGCACGGCGGATTCGGCCTCGACGACCGCTTCGCGCACGGTGCCCACCAGGGCGCGCGCGAACTCCTCCTGCTTGGCGTCCGCCAGGCGGCGCAGGATCTCGCTGCGGGCGGCGATGGTCTCGGGGTGCACCTGGTCCGGCATGTCGGCGGCGGCGGTGCCGGGCCGCGGCGAGAAGCGGAACACGTGCAGGTAGCTGAAGGGCAGTTCGGCGATCATGCGCCGCGTCTCCTCGAACTCGGCGTCGGTCTCGCCCGGGAAACCGACGATGATGTCGGCGCCCAGGCCGAAGTGCGGCTGGACCGCCGCCGCCGCGCGGATGGCCTCCCACGCCCGGTCCCCGCGGTAGGGCCGCTTCATGCGCTTGAGGACGCCGCTGCTGCCGCTCTGCAGGCTGATGTGCAGGTGGGGCCGCATGCGGGGGTTGTCGCGGTAGAAGTCGAGCAGCCGGGGCGTCACCTCGTTGGGGTGGATGCTGCTCAGGCGGATGCGCAGGTCGGGCAGCTCGGCCAGGCAGCGGTCGAGCAGGTCGGGCAGCAGCAGACGCGCGTCCGTGTCGCGGCCGTAGCCGCCGAGGTGGATCCCGGCCAGGATGGTCTCGGGGTAGCCCTTGTCCACGAGCACGCGCAACTGGGCCAGCACATCGTCGACGCTGCGGCTGCGGCCGGGCCCGCGGGCCCGCCAGATCAGGCAGTAGGTGCAGCGCAGGTTGCAGCCGTCCTGGATCTTGACGAAGGCCCGGCTGCGGCCGGAGAACTCGTCGATCAGGGGCGAGTCGAAGACCGGATCGGCGGCGAACTCCTCCACCTTCAGGGTCGGCACGTCGTCGCCCAGCACCTCGGGCAGCCACATCTGCACGTCGTCCTTGGCCGTGTTGCCCACGACGCCGTCGATCTCGGGGATCGCCGTCAGGGCCTCGGGCTGGGTCTGGGCGTAGCAGCCCACGACCACGACCTTGCTGGCCGGGAAGCGCCGCTTCACCTGGCGGGCCAGGCGCCGGCACTCCTGGTCGGCCTTGGCCGTCACCGTGCAGCTGTTCAGGACGTAGAGCTGGGCCGGGCTGTGCCAGTCGACGATCTCGATGTCGTACAGGCCCGCCATGGTCTTCTTCAGCCCCTCGGTGTCGTACTGGTTGAGCCGGCAGCCGAGGGTCCAGAAGGCGGCGCGCAGGGGCACGCCGCCGGTGCCGGCGGCGGGCGCGCTGGTCAGGGGTTGCAGTTCGTGCAGTTCCATGGCTTCCTCGCACTCGGGCCGCGGGCGACCGGGACCAAAAGCAGAGGGACGGAGGTGTGACCCCCGCCCCTCTCACAGGCGGACCGAACGGATGTCCGTCCGGCGGTCCGGGGACCGCCGACCGGATGTCTACTCGTCGTCCTCGTCGGGGTTGGCCGAACCCATGGAGGCGGCCTCTTCGGCCATGATCTCCGCGGCTTCGTCCTTGCCCATGCCCTCGTCGCCCGTCTCGCCGGCGGCCGCGGCGGCCTCGTCGGCGGCGACCACGTCCTCCAGGCGCGGATGGGCGCTGATGAACTCCGCGGTGTGGGCCTCGTCGAAGTCCTTCAGGCGCTCGGCGATGGAGAGCACGATGCGGCGGTTCTCCACGTCCATCTTGATCACCTTCAGGTCGACCTTCTCGCCCTCGCGGAAGTAGTACTGGGGCTTGTCCAGCTTGGGGATCCCCAGGTGCCCGATGGGCACGAAGCCCTCCAGGTCGTCGCCCATCTCCACGATCACGCCGTGATCGAGCATGCGGCTGACGGTGCCCGCGAGGTCGTGGCCCAGCGGGTAGTCCTCGGCCAGGGTCGGCCAGGGGTTGTCCTGCAGCTGCTTGATGCCCAGGCTGATGCGGCGCTTGTTGGTGTCGATGTCCAGGATCTGGACGGTGACCTCGTCGCCCCGCTTCAGGATCTCCTTGGGGTGCCGCACGCGGCGCGTCCAGCTCATGTCCGAGATGTGCACCAGGCCGTCGATGCCCTCCTCGACCTCGACGAAGGCGCCGAAGTCGGTCAGGTTGCGCACGTGGCCCTTGATGGTCGAGCCCACCGGGTAGCGCTCGATCAGGGTCAGCCAGGGGTCGCTCTCGCACTGCTTGAGGCCCAGGCTGATCTTCTCGTTCTCCTTGTCGATCTTCAGCACCATCACGTCGACCTCGTCGCCGATGCTGACGACCTTCGACGGGTGCTTGATGTGGCGCGTCCAGCTCATCTCGGAGATGTGGATCAGGCCCTCGACGCCCTTCTCGAGCTCGACGAACGCGCCGTAGTTGGTGATCGACACCACGCGGCCGCGGACGATGCTCTCCTCGGGGTACTTGGCCTCGACGTCGTCCCAGGGGTACGACTGCAGCTGCTTCAGGCCGAGGCTGATGCGCTCACGCTGCTCCTCGAAGTCGAGGACCTTGACCTCGATCTCCTGGCCGATGGTCACGACCTCGCTCGGGTGCGAGACGCGGCCCCAGCTCAGGTCGGTGATGTGCAGCAGGCCGTCGATGCCGCCGAGGTCGACGAAGGCGCCGAAGTCGGTGATGTTCTTGACCACGCCCATGCGGACCTGGCCCTTCTCCAGCTCGCCGATGAGCGTGCGCTTCTTCTCCTCGCGCTCCTGCTCCAGCACGATCCGCCGGGAAACGACGACGTTGCGCCGCCGCTTGTTCTTCTTGATGATCCGGCACTGGATCTCCTCGCCGATCATGTCCTCCAGGTTCGGCACCTGACGCAGGGCCACCTGGCTGCCGGGCAGGAAGGTGTCCACGCCCCACAGCTTCACGACCAGACCACCCTTGATGCGACGGTCGACGAGGCCGGTGACGACGTCGCCGTTCTCGTGGGCCAGCTTGATCTTGTCCCACACCTTGAGGAAGTCGGCGCGCTCCTTCGAGAGCACGACCAGGCCGTCCTGGTTCTCGAGCTTCTCGAGGAAGACGTCGAAGGTGTCGCCCTCGGCGATCTGGGCGGCGCCGAATTCGTCGAGGTTGATCACACCCTCGCTCTTGAAGCCGATGTTCAGCAGGACCTCGTTCTCGCGGACCTCGATGACGGTGCCCTCGAGGATCTGACCTTCCTGGATGTCGGTCAGGGTCTCCTCGTACTGGTTGATCAGGGCGAGCATCTCGTCGTGGGACAGGTCGTCGCTCGAACCCGTCTCCTCGAGGTAGTCGAAGTTGACGATGCTCTCCTCGTCGTACGAGGTGCTCAGCTTCGGCGCGGCCGGCGTGGGCAGCACCTCGGCGGCGGCGTGGCTGTCGTCATCGTCGTCGTCGCGGTGACGAGGGCCGCGCGAGTCGGAGTACCGACCCGGCCGCTCCCGGTAGGAGTCTTCGGGGGTGGAATGGGGGTTGGACATGAAAGGTTGCCTCCTAGTGACATGTGAATGCACCGGACCCGGTGGTCCGGCAAGCTGCCCAATATAGCGGGTCCGGGGCGCCATGGCAAGGATCGCGCGCCCTCAGAAGCGGTGTTTCCCGCCTGTTTGCAGGGAATTAACGTCCGAAGATGCGGCGATCGCGGGCGGCGACCCGGGCGAGCTGCCGCTGGCCGAGTTCCCGTTCGAACTCGGTCTGGGGGTACCGATCGAACGAGCGGGCCTGCATTTCGCGGAAGGCCCCCTCGCAGAGGCGCCCGATGATGCGGCTGACTTCCTTCTTGTCGGTGGTTTCCAGG
It contains:
- the mutS gene encoding DNA mismatch repair protein MutS, coding for MLAQYLEIKSEHPDALLLFRMGDFYETFFEDAQTLAEVAGVTLTSRDAKSAHPVPLAGVPYHALDTYLARLIEAGLTVAICEQVEDPATAKGLVRREVVEVISPGTATAPELLSGNSGRYCLAYVPREGGWDGWALLDASTGDFRCGAENVSLESLCQRHPVREVIVAEDTSPERVQAWRTALPDVVVNQANAAWYHPGFARQTLTDHFATASLSAFGLEEANREPACTAAGAILRYLATLGKRRPEQVTTLRFSARGDRLVLDEETLRNLEIFRSFRGDRGPGTLVHHVDATLTAMGRRLLEMRLAEAMTDLDELDAWHGGVAACLAARTWRDDLRDRLRRVGDIDRLAARAANGRIGPSALRQFGATLAAVDGIRGRAAAEGAPAGPVVAWAADLPDFAALAADILATIPDDAPAHVRKPGFIAAGVDAELDRFRAVSADSKGFLAGLQGREREATGIPTLKVGFNKVFGYYFEVTKKHVDKVPDHYEQKQTLVNACRYVTGELKEAESTILEAEEAATRLETALFEALIGRVTARLADLNLAARLVAGVDLMLAFATLAERHGYCRPHCDESLELVVKGGRHPVVEQLLTSDFIPNDTVLGHDDNQVLLLTGPNMGGKSTYLRQVALITLLAQAGSFVPARSARIGVVDRIFTRVGASDNLARGESTFYMEMSETAHILHQMTGRSLVILDEIGRGTSTYDGLSLAWAITEFLSDRDGPRPRSVFATHYHELTDLEGDLPGLVNLQLEVKEWEGRIIFLHSVGRGRSDKSYGIHVARLAGLPEGVLRRAQTILDSLDSADRRDHDARVAGPRGASLAADAGSRGPRAQLSLFNESERDALDALKGLDLESISPMDAFMWLARIKRELSD
- the mtaB gene encoding tRNA (N(6)-L-threonylcarbamoyladenosine(37)-C(2))-methylthiotransferase MtaB, which encodes MELHELQPLTSAPAAGTGGVPLRAAFWTLGCRLNQYDTEGLKKTMAGLYDIEIVDWHSPAQLYVLNSCTVTAKADQECRRLARQVKRRFPASKVVVVGCYAQTQPEALTAIPEIDGVVGNTAKDDVQMWLPEVLGDDVPTLKVEEFAADPVFDSPLIDEFSGRSRAFVKIQDGCNLRCTYCLIWRARGPGRSRSVDDVLAQLRVLVDKGYPETILAGIHLGGYGRDTDARLLLPDLLDRCLAELPDLRIRLSSIHPNEVTPRLLDFYRDNPRMRPHLHISLQSGSSGVLKRMKRPYRGDRAWEAIRAAAAVQPHFGLGADIIVGFPGETDAEFEETRRMIAELPFSYLHVFRFSPRPGTAAADMPDQVHPETIAARSEILRRLADAKQEEFARALVGTVREAVVEAESAVPGWRDATTDNYVTVRVPDDGRRPGALVAVRATDYRNGHLHAEVVDELNPPMRLPEVG
- a CDS encoding 30S ribosomal protein S1 translates to MSNPHSTPEDSYRERPGRYSDSRGPRHRDDDDDDSHAAAEVLPTPAAPKLSTSYDEESIVNFDYLEETGSSDDLSHDEMLALINQYEETLTDIQEGQILEGTVIEVRENEVLLNIGFKSEGVINLDEFGAAQIAEGDTFDVFLEKLENQDGLVVLSKERADFLKVWDKIKLAHENGDVVTGLVDRRIKGGLVVKLWGVDTFLPGSQVALRQVPNLEDMIGEEIQCRIIKKNKRRRNVVVSRRIVLEQEREEKKRTLIGELEKGQVRMGVVKNITDFGAFVDLGGIDGLLHITDLSWGRVSHPSEVVTIGQEIEVKVLDFEEQRERISLGLKQLQSYPWDDVEAKYPEESIVRGRVVSITNYGAFVELEKGVEGLIHISEMSWTRHIKHPSKVVSIGDEVDVMVLKIDKENEKISLGLKQCESDPWLTLIERYPVGSTIKGHVRNLTDFGAFVEVEEGIDGLVHISDMSWTRRVRHPKEILKRGDEVTVQILDIDTNKRRISLGIKQLQDNPWPTLAEDYPLGHDLAGTVSRMLDHGVIVEMGDDLEGFVPIGHLGIPKLDKPQYYFREGEKVDLKVIKMDVENRRIVLSIAERLKDFDEAHTAEFISAHPRLEDVVAADEAAAAAGETGDEGMGKDEAAEIMAEEAASMGSANPDEDDE
- the miaB gene encoding tRNA (N6-isopentenyl adenosine(37)-C2)-methylthiotransferase MiaB; the encoded protein is MATFQGNLPDFTTAADVPAGGRNAAVYIETYGCQMNVYDSQAIDGLLRRAGYTLVEHDLQADVILLNTCSVRELAEHKIISRVGELRHRRTRADLPEPIIGICGCMAERLGPELRKGPRKVDLVVGVDNYDTLPGLLGDLTGDRGDAAPAGLSRTVTGHRSDAHYVAPPSLYPTNNSHLVTIHKGCDYKCTYCIVPATRGPQSEKSPDAILAEITDIVAGGGTEVTLLGQNVTAYNWQGGLDFAALLEKVVEISGLERIRFLTGHPRDMHRHTMDAIGRLDKVCPWLHVPVQAGADRVLRRMKRLYTADEYLAMVAYARNVIPDVTFSTDFIVGFPGETAAEFEATLEMARKVRYDQAFCFKYSVRPGVPAAKLDDDVGAEEKKRRLAALLAVQEEVWRGIADGCVGSAWDAVVEGPARHQEAAGDGPSWRLRTGNNRKVILHGGAYEVGQTVPVRITGWKNTTFLGEARD
- a CDS encoding LapA family protein produces the protein MWLFRGFVFLILLFALVYFFVTNSGQSVDINLFGKSFLGISIYWVVVTSFLLGFATSFVLAALREFRFHREIARLKRDGGAKDREIADLRTLPLRPDQPRSAETEGTPQ
- a CDS encoding SPOR domain-containing protein — encoded protein: MRPRNAVPLIVLALAAALGAALPTLAALTTVAGLFEAGRYDEARSALDAAGEGARPGEDLLWRSRLEADPDAALALLASVRDDGGVPAETRQRAALEAAGIEAGRGRHREALEILAPLLGGDTGALPGLVHLRAGLSLRALGQLQQAREMLASVRPGDPQFVLARFSLGDIALEQNDPSLAERYFAAADKAGTSDDARRTAAGRWRALMAAGDDRAAAALADALADDDPGSLSLLEIRRLRQLEEEEHAARRATDEPEPVAARSVDRTGRYSLQLGAFSDRGLALEFQRRFAGQLPDLRIDKTRDDRGQFLYKVRTGYYVNPALARTDAGEMQRRLGIDVMVAELTDVVGGTGN